In the genome of Synchiropus splendidus isolate RoL2022-P1 chromosome 2, RoL_Sspl_1.0, whole genome shotgun sequence, the window CAAACACAGCAGAGATGAAACTAAGGCAGCAGGAGCGAAATTTACGTAATGCTCTGAGTCATCTCTCACCTTCTTCAGCTGGCAGCTCTGAAAAAAGAAACGAACAGACATCAAATTATGTATTTGGTGAGCATCATAAACAAGAAGAGCAAGAGCCAGTGGGGAATTTTAAACTTAAAGACCAAGGAGAATGACTGAGTCAGGATCAAAAACTCATACCGTTGGGTCCCCATCtctctttgttcttcttcagctgcTCACAGCTCAGACCCGTCGACTCATTGACACCAAAGAAGGCAAGAACCTCCTCCACTGTCTTGGTGTGAGCATTATCCATCACTGAGGCAAGAAACAATACAGCCCATTAACATTCAGGAGAGCCTCTGGAAACCCAAGCGTTCCTCCTGTCAATAACATTTTGGACCACTCCTTAATGCCACGGTTCTTTCTAGTTTTTCAAGAGAAATGTACGGCAACGCTTTTTAAACAGTCAACTTTGAGATCAGTGAAAGACTTGAATGGTTTAAAATAGGGCTGCAGTGGCTGGTTTGAAGGTCTGTGGGCCTGAGAACAGGGAGGAACTGAGGCTCCAACCTCTGGATCAGCCCTGAACACTCCACAGGTATCTCAGGGTCAAGTGGCATCGCGAGACCTTCACTGGGCAAGTTCGTCCTGCACTGCTCGAACATGAACATGGACACATCACCTCTGACTTCACAGTGAGCACGTGATCATTTCCAATTGCAATCGGCGCTGTATGCGCTGCAACGCCCCTGGCTAATAAAGTTTCATCTCAACTGGACAGGTCACTCCGGACACCAAACGATTCATGAACCTACAGCGAGCTCCTGTATTTACCGCCGCAAATATCGGTCGCCACGACTGAACTCTCGAGTCACGCACTGTTTACTGACAGTGATTTTTGACGGCGTGTGACCATCATCCAGCTTCCTCCACGGTTCCCAAGGCACCGACCGGGACCCTGTCAGTGACTAAAACACTGCGTAAATCAGAGGCATTTTCCCGGGACGTCCGTGGAAACGTTacgctccgtgtgtgtgtgtgtgagagctagCGGCTAGCTACACCTGTTAGCTGGCAGCCGGTGGGTCGCTAATCCTCCAGAGACGACACTCACCAGAAAGGTCGGTTATGGTCTGATGCGAGAGGCGGTCGCTCCGAGTCTGAGTCGCATGTATTCCGGGAGACTCACTCAACCCCTCACAGGAAGTGGACAGCACGGACGTTCAGTTTCGCTGCAGTTCAAAAGCCGATTCAGTCATAAACAGCTTCCGCGTCGATGGTCCGAATGTTATCTTAAGACTCGTTTAAGACGAGCGGCGCTGCGATTCTCAGCCCAAAGGCACCGTATCGAATCATATCCTTCCTGAAGGAGAGCGTGTGGGTAATATTCAGGATAACACGTCCAATTACATCAAGTCGTTTTATTTAATGGACGACTTCCGGTGCTTTGGCCGAAGTAAAGGTTATCGATGCTAAACATTCGATTTAAAACCTTCAAACATAGacgatacattttatttaaagcgGCAGGTTATAGTTGACATACATTGGTCAAGTAATTCCAATGTATTGTCACCACATTTATGTGTTGGAAacgttgtgttttgtttttgaacatCACTATTTCCGGTTTACATTTCGTGGATGCGTCACTTGACGCTTCTGCCCCGGCATGAACGTGATTAACGGTATTTAGGGTGGCGGCGCAGAACAGAGGCAACACCAACCAATGGGCAAGGTTAACCTTTGATTGACGTAAACAACGACCAATAGACATGCGCGTTTTGTTTACAAAAAAACGTCTGTCCTATCGCTGAGCGATGCGACTTCGAGCGCTTGATTGATTTACGTGAGAGCCAATGAGCTGCTTCGGATATTTGTTGACGAGGAAGTGTGACAAAGCTCGTTTCATTTTTACGCTTAAAAGTCGCCTTTTATTGTGGTTTTTGTTGTGATTTGATATGAAATAAGACGTGACAGCAGCACGTGAGTGTTAGCTTCCATTGAAATACAGGGATTTGAACCATCCTTTGTGAGACCCATGTACACGAGAGGGTTATGGGCTCTTTGACAGCTGAATAGGTTGTTGCAGACGGATTATTATGTGACATTGCATTAATAATAGTCCGACAAtaatgtgtataaatatattccaaacatgtatttatacatATACGCATTTATATGAGTAAATAAATGTAGATTGCACCTGTGACATGTCAGGATATAAATTCTTCACACTGACTTCCAGTCAGGTTGACTCTAGTAGTGTTTTTAAATactaataattataataataaactttGTTGTCAAGAGTGCAGCAACAAACCTCAAGGACATGAATGAAGGTGGAATGAAATGGAGTCTCTTATCACAGTGAGTAGTGTTCCAAAGTCCTTTATTGTGGACTCAGATTAGATgtggtcgccatggcaacggccGTAGCTTCTGTGGCTCCGATGCACACAAGGTGTGGACTTATCAATAACACTGCACGCTTGATCTCTCACACAATATATTTATGACACTTGAAACCTGGAGGTTCAAGATCAGATTATTTCTAAATGTAGCAGTCATGAAGTTGTAGTGTCTGCAGAGGAAACATGatgaaacaaatgacaaaactgTGTTGAATAAAAGCATCGGAAAGCTCTTCTACTGCTGGCGCCAGCAGGAAACAGCACCTGGATAAACGGGGCTCAAAACAAAGCAGGtaagaacattttaaaaacaaagtgtCTCCGGCAGCGTTTGAAGACGGACTGGCAGCGGCCACGGGGTTTTGCTTGAATCGACCTTCATGATCATCGACGCTGGCTCCACCATCACAACGCCCTCACAACGGATAATCACTCCATAAACTGAAACACGGGGCACAAAGAACATCACGCGTCAGATGGGAAATCCTCGCTCAATTCATGTTTAGCACCAACTCACAAGCATAATGCCCAGCATTGTTTTTCCAGCCTGTTTTACCTTAAGTTTCTGTCAAGTCTTCGTCTCCTTTCACTCTCGTGCCATTTGAGTCGACAACAGTCTGAGCATTATGTCTTATTATAGTCATTCCTGGCTATTTTTGTCTGGTTTCAGATGACAGAACTCTGTTTTTACGCTGTTTAAGTACCTTGTTTTGCAGAAGAAACACAGAAATTGCTGCAGAACCAGTTTGGTGTATATTATTAACACTGAGGTTTAATTTTCGTGTGGTTCAATTCCAGAGTTATAGACTGTGATTATtcttcatgaaaaagaaaacattttatgatatttagatttattttataatatttatattactCTGGATTTCAGTCGtgacgtacagtttttccaattttctcaacagtttgcatcaggtgtatttttttctgtttttctttggtaaatttgatgaacatgacttgcacctggttctgcggctggttggacttttccatcttggtgctgatcacatggtttcatgtcatttcactcagtttttggtttgtttacatgtatatggttattgaacacaaatgaaatcagtcattcTGACATCAGAAATCACAGTGATGAATcggttctattccttgaatgggccccgagccatttgttctggaaaaggtgggccgcGAGATCAGAAATCTGAAGAGCCCCTGCTCTGAATCACGCTGCGAGAAGAGAGCAGTCACGAGTCACTGCAGCACTGGAAGTGAGATGCGACCGATAAAATTAAGTGTCTAGACTCATCTTGAACATAAGAATTCAGAGACACGTTATCAGTAAATTTTGCTGCATTACATATTAAGCTATTTTGTTTACCTCACATGACAGAGACATGCTGACAACAACATGATTTTTTGTTACGCCAAGCAAGACTAGTCATGACAGACAGCCAGTGACTGGAGTGAGTCATGGAAGCCTGCAAACCTTCCATTCTCCTCAAAGTGCCTGCGGGGTCCCGAATCATCACCATGACAGTATTTGAATCTCACTGGACCCTTGGCTTGGGCTCAGTTTAGACACCAAGATTGCAAAAATCCTGTTTGTGACCGGAGCCTGTGTATCTGTGGTACCTTCGGCTGTACTCAGGGtcggtgtgtgtctgcagcagcaggtatCTGATCTCCTCAGGTGGGCTCAGACCGTGGAGCTGTGCTCTCTCCCACCTCTGCAGCCTGCTGATACCTGGTGTCAGATGAATAACTGATGAAGGTCTTTGTTTCATCACGGAAAACAACAACGCACATGACACAGAGCCAGCTTTCTGTGAGTAGGAGTCGGTCGATACCTGTGCAGGGTCCGAATCTCCAGTCCAGATCAAACTGCCTGAGCTTCTGCAGGTCTTCCTCTCGGACCTCCTGATGGGCTTCAGCTGGATGGGCAAAGATGCAGAGGCAATTGAAGGGAGTCAAAATGGACATCAAAACAGGGGAGAACCTACTGGGAGGCGGGGATGGAGTCCGTCTTTTCTCTGTCTTCGCCGACCGCCTGGCTTTCTTCACCACCTTGAAGGAGTCGGTTATCAGTCCCCGCTTTGTCGTCATGGTAACAGAGCACCTTGAGAAATGGATACAGAAGATGGAGATTAACAAGGAATGCATTAAACACAGTTGTGTGAAAGCCCTTAGTGCTTGAtttcatatttcaatattttttgtgCTACTTATGTGTGTACTTGTTTCCACAGACGTTTCGTTTAAAGTACTTCTTCGCCGATTGTCCAGATATTAGCAATGTCTTTTAGGGCTACAACTATTGACTGTGACTAGTCAACCTGTCGGCATATGACGTGTACAGGTTGACAAACATGCGAGTCGCCTTGTGTTGTAAATAGTAAACATTTGTATAATGTTAACtgactttcatttcaattttcaagTTGGGCCTCAGCAGTTCGACTAGTCTTTGCAACCtgatatttttttatacatttcagTTCTAAGAGCATCTCAACACATCACACACGTGATGATGAAACTGATGAGTTCGCCAGGGGCAGTTACAAACGATTCCAATGGAGGTTGGACAGGTGAGCTCCATGTTAAAACCTCGTCTTCCCAACATCTCTTTTCTTTCGTTTCTGGCCTTCTTTGCATACGACAGCTCCCTCCTCATGTCTCCGTGCTACAGTCTGACCTCGTCCTTTTGGTGAACCGGTCAGTTTGAGCATGGATTATAAGTAGACGCCAGAAAAGCAGCTCGATAAAGAGAAGGACACAAGACACAGAGTGTCTCAATGTGTGACAGTCACGGCCGTGATGGGCATGTTGGGGCAAATATCCGGTCCCCACAGTGGCGTGGAGACTGATCTACTCTAGTCTATCAATAAAAAACAATCATATAATTCTCTGTAATGTCCgttacattatattattatagcaATTATACAACCAATACTTCGACGTTATCGATAATTACATTCTTGTGCAGGCGAATCATCATATATTGAGTTTTAGTAAAGGCATTACGTAAAAAGAGTTTGGAAGATCTCATAACACATATTCCGTTGGTATTAacacaaaaaagtgaaaataaaacatgaccaGCAAATATCTTTAAGTCATGTCACGACACAGTAATTCCACAGTAACACTTGACAAACTACTGCCACGTCAACATCATCATTGTTCAGGTGAAGATGTGAAAGGCAGGCGGACCACCTGTCCTGAGCGGACGACACACATACCTcgatataaaatgtatttccaaCGTTCTGTTGTCAACAAAAGACAGCTGGAGTCCAAAACAATACGCCTGCGTCTTCTTCGCGACTTCTTTTGTATGCGTCTGCACTATGGCGCCCACTTGTGTACTGGATGGGAATGGCAGGTGTCGCGCTGATGCTGTATGAgacgttttattttttaagttatttttagcTGTTTATAACAT includes:
- the pold4 gene encoding DNA polymerase delta subunit 4 isoform X2, whose protein sequence is MTTKRGLITDSFKVVKKARRSAKTEKRRTPSPPPTEAHQEVREEDLQKLRQFDLDWRFGPCTGISRLQRWERAQLHGLSPPEEIRYLLLQTHTDPEYSRSLWSDYPL
- the pold4 gene encoding DNA polymerase delta subunit 4 isoform X1, which gives rise to MTTKRGLITDSFKVVKKARRSAKTEKRRTPSPPPSRFSPVLMSILTPFNCLCIFAHPAEAHQEVREEDLQKLRQFDLDWRFGPCTGISRLQRWERAQLHGLSPPEEIRYLLLQTHTDPEYSRSLWSDYPL